The Pelodiscus sinensis isolate JC-2024 chromosome 26, ASM4963464v1, whole genome shotgun sequence genome contains a region encoding:
- the LOC102453541 gene encoding 6-pyruvoyl tetrahydrobiopterin synthase-like isoform X1, whose protein sequence is MEQIALLAQWDRNSDCLTSVMQTSAPALKPTSPVRTAAFSRTDMFSASHRLACKSLSDAENKKLFGICNQCHGHNYTVVVTVCGEIEPATGMVINLRDLKEYMQEAITELLDHKNLDQDVPYFIDVVSTTENVAVYIWENLQKRLPAGALYKVKVYETEQAVIVYKGEETAPRASACDLSTHGIIRD, encoded by the exons ATGGAGCAAATAGCTCTCCTGGCCCAATGGGATAGGAACTCAG ACTGCCTGACTTCAGTAATGCAGACCTCAGCTCCAGCTCTGAAGCCAACCTCCCCTGTGAGAACTGCTGCTTTCTCCAGGACTGATATGTTTAGTGCTTCCCACAGACTGGCCTG cAAATCACTGAGTGATGCAGAAAATAAGAAACTCTTTGGGATCTGCAACCAGTGTCATGGGCACAACTATACAG tgGTGGTGACCGTGTGTGGAGAA ATTGAACCTGCCACAGGGATGGTTATAAATCTGAGAGACCTGAAAGAGTACATGCAG GAGGCGATCACGGAGCTGCTTGACCACAAGAACCTGGATCAGGATGTGCCCTATTTTATTGATGTTGTGAG CACAACTGAGAATGTAGCAGTGTACATCTGGGAAAACCTTCAGAAGCGCTTGCCCGCAGGGGCTCTTTATAAGGTCAAGGTGTATGAAACTGAACAAGCCGTCATTGTATACAAGGGAGAAGAGACGGCTCCGAGGGCCTCAGCATGTGACCTGAGCACACACGGCATAATCAGGGATTAG
- the LOC102453541 gene encoding 6-pyruvoyl tetrahydrobiopterin synthase-like isoform X2 → MQTSAPALKPTSPVRTAAFSRTDMFSASHRLACKSLSDAENKKLFGICNQCHGHNYTVVVTVCGEIEPATGMVINLRDLKEYMQEAITELLDHKNLDQDVPYFIDVVSTTENVAVYIWENLQKRLPAGALYKVKVYETEQAVIVYKGEETAPRASACDLSTHGIIRD, encoded by the exons ATGCAGACCTCAGCTCCAGCTCTGAAGCCAACCTCCCCTGTGAGAACTGCTGCTTTCTCCAGGACTGATATGTTTAGTGCTTCCCACAGACTGGCCTG cAAATCACTGAGTGATGCAGAAAATAAGAAACTCTTTGGGATCTGCAACCAGTGTCATGGGCACAACTATACAG tgGTGGTGACCGTGTGTGGAGAA ATTGAACCTGCCACAGGGATGGTTATAAATCTGAGAGACCTGAAAGAGTACATGCAG GAGGCGATCACGGAGCTGCTTGACCACAAGAACCTGGATCAGGATGTGCCCTATTTTATTGATGTTGTGAG CACAACTGAGAATGTAGCAGTGTACATCTGGGAAAACCTTCAGAAGCGCTTGCCCGCAGGGGCTCTTTATAAGGTCAAGGTGTATGAAACTGAACAAGCCGTCATTGTATACAAGGGAGAAGAGACGGCTCCGAGGGCCTCAGCATGTGACCTGAGCACACACGGCATAATCAGGGATTAG
- the LOC102453028 gene encoding carotenoid-cleaving dioxygenase, mitochondrial isoform X3 yields MALLHQFQLENGTVTYKSKFLQSDSYVTNSQHNRIVVSEFGTLAVPDPCKSIFGRFISWFEMPRSTDNSSVNYVVYKGDYYVSSETSYMHKVDPETLETKEKVDWSKFIAVNGATAHPHYEPDGTAYNMGNSYGKHGSSYNIIRIPPQKSNCSDMLQGAKVVCSIAPAEKMKPSYYHSFGMSENYVIFIEQPIKLNLPRIITSKFLGKPIADGINWEPQYKTRFHVVNKHTGELLPGQFYSKPFATFHQINTFEDQGCVVLDLCCQDDGGSLHNYQLQNLRKAGEGLDQIYNSTARAFPRRFVLPLNVDSSVPIGQNLNPLSYTSASAVKEADGTVWCMHENLHSEDLKEFGGLEFPQINYSRCNGKKYRFFYGCGFGHLVGDSLIKIDTETKQMKIWQEDGFYPSEPVFVPVPKATAEDSGVILSVVVTPLQNKNTFLLILDAETFRELGRAEVPIQLPYGFHGIFVPR; encoded by the exons ATGGCCCTGCTGCATCAGTTCCAACTAGAAAATGGCACTGTGACTTATAAAAGCAAGTTCCTGCAGAGTGATTCCTATGTGACAAACAGCCAGCACAATCGGATTGTGGTCTCGGAATTTGGAACCTTGGCTGTGCCTGATCCATGCAAGAGCATCTTTGGGCGCTTCATATCATGGTTTGAGATGCCAC GGTCAACGGATAACTCCAGTGTGAACTATGTGGTGTACAAGGGAGATTATTATGTCAGCTCTGAGACCAGCTATATGCACAAAGTGGATCCAGAAACCCTGGAAACCAAGGAGAAG GTGGATTGGAGCAAATTTATTGCAGTGAATGGAGCAACAGCCCATCCACATTATGAGCCTGATGGGACAGCCTACAACATGGGCAACTCTTACGGGAAACATG GCTCCAGCTATAACATTATTCGGATTCCTCCACAGAAATCTAACTGCAGCGACATGTTGCAGGGAGCCAAAGTCGTGTGCTCTATTGCTCCTGCTGAGAAGATGAAACCCTCCTACTATCACAGTTTTG GAATGAGTGAGAACTATGTGATCTTCATCGAGCAGCCCATCAAGCTTAATCTGCCTCGGATCATCACATCCAAGTTCCTTGGGAAGCCCATTGCTGATGGGATAAACTGGGAGCCACAGTACAAAACCCGCTTCCATGTGGTGAATAAGCACACGGGAGAG CTGCTTCCTGGGCAGTTTTACAGCAAGCCATTCGCTACCTTCCATCAAATCAACACCTTTGAAGATCAGGGCTGTGTGGTCCTTGACCTCTGCTGCCAGGACGATGGAGGGAGCCTGCATAATTACCAGCTCCAAAACCTGCGCAAAGCTGGGGAGGGTCTGGATCAG ATCTATAACTCGACAGCCAGAGCTTTTCCACGCCGCTTTGTTCTCCCACTGAATGTGGATTCAAGTGTGCCCATAGGGCAGAACCTCAACCCTTTGTCCTACACATCAGCGAGTGCTGTTAAAGAGGCGGATGGGACG GTCTGGTGCATGCATGAAAATCTCCACTCTGAGGACCTGAAGGAGTTTGGGGGCTTGGAATTCCCCCAGATTAACTACTCGCGTTGCAATGGCAAAAAGTACCGCTTCTTCTATGGCTGCGGCTTTGGGCACCTGGTGGGAGATTCACTGATCAAGATCGATACAGAAACCAAACAAATGAAG ATTTGGCAAGAGGATGGATTCTACCCTTCAGAGCCTGTGTTTGTGCCAGTGCCTAAAGCCACCGCAGAAGATAGTGGAGTCATTCTGTCCGTAGTGGTCACACCCTTGCAG AACAAAAATACTTTCCTGCTTATCCTGGATGCAGAGACCTTCAGAGAACTGGGCCGTGCAGAAGTCCCAATACAACTGCCTTATGGATTCCATGGAATCTTTGTCCCACGTTAA